A single window of Oreochromis aureus strain Israel breed Guangdong linkage group 5, ZZ_aureus, whole genome shotgun sequence DNA harbors:
- the LOC116333887 gene encoding MAP kinase-activated protein kinase 2-like isoform X2 has translation MCAECGFKILTFIAPSGITAQQTAILYDTPKARREVELHWRASGGPHIVRILSLYENIHHGKKCLLIVMECMEGGELFSRIQARGDQAFTEREVSEIMHDIGMAIEYLHHMDIAHRDVKPENLLYTTKESNATLKLTDFGFAKEMTLHNSLQTPCYTPYYVAPEVLGPEKYDKSCDMWSLGVIMYILLCGFPPFYSNTSQAISPGMKQRIRLGQYEFPNPEWADVSEEAKQLIIQLLKTDPSERMTIGQFMNHPWISQSMVVPQTPLYTSQVLTEDKELWEDVKEEMTSALATMRVDYDQVKIKDLDTSNNPLLKRRKRPVPPGADGVEEADRGDGDGSGVCNSQREVLFSEEHGNMITEEK, from the exons ATGTGTGCTGAGTGCGGCTTTAAAATCCTGACTTTTATTGCTCCTTCTGGAATAACTGCTCAGCAAACAGCA ATTCTCTACGACACTCCCAAAGCCCGACGGGAGGTCGAGCTGCACTGGCGAGCGTCCGGAGGTCCCCACATCGTACGGATACTCAGCCTCTATGAGAACATACACCATGGGAAGAAATGTCTCCTCATTGTTATGGAATG CATGGAGGGAGGGGAACTGTTCAGTCGCATTCAGGCCAGAGGGGACCAGGCTTTCACAGAGAGAG AGGTGTCGGAGATCATGCATGACATTGGCATGGCCATAGAATACCTCCACCACATGGACATTGCTCACAGAGATGTAAAG CCTGAAAACTTGCTCTACACAACTAAAGAGAGCAACGCTACTCTAAAGCTGACTGACTTTGGCTTTGCTAAGGAGATGACGCTGCACAACTCCCTGCAAACTCCGTGTTACACTCCGTATTATGTTG CGCCAGAAGTGCTTGGGCCAGAGAAATACGACAAATCATGTGACATGTGGTCTTTGGGTGTAATCATGTACATCCT ACTCTGTGGGTTTCCTCCATTCTACTCAAACACAAGCCAGGCCATCTCTCCAGGCATGAAACAGAGGATCAGGTTGGGCCAATATGAGTTTCCGAACCCAGAGTGGGCAGACGTTTCTGAGGAAG CCAAACAGCTCATCATTCAGTTACTGAAGACAGACCCCAGCGAGAGGATGACGATTGGACAGTTCATGAACCATCCTTGGATTAGT cAATCCATGGTGGTCCCTCAAACACCTTTGTACACCTCTCAGGTTTTGACAGAGGACAAGGAACTATGGGAAGATGTAAAG GAGGAAATGACCAGTGCCCTGGCCACGATGCGCGTCGACTACGACCAGGTGAAGATCAAAGACTTGGATACATCCAACAACCCTCTGCTGAAGAGACGCAAGAGGCCCGTTCCTCCGGGAGCTGACGGCGTAGAGGAAGCTGACAGAGGGGATGGAGATGGATCAGGAGTGTGTAACAGTCAGAGAGAAGTATTGTTTTCTGAAGAACATGGTAACATGATCACGGAAGAAAAGTAG
- the LOC116333887 gene encoding MAP kinase-activated protein kinase 2-like isoform X1 — MDRDVLEKMDHYQEEQSVNPITAQHGTATNSDSNLGSGLTDLQPPAYFKLEFRRNAVTDDYKITSQVLGLGINGKVLECYCKKTGEKCALKILYDTPKARREVELHWRASGGPHIVRILSLYENIHHGKKCLLIVMECMEGGELFSRIQARGDQAFTEREVSEIMHDIGMAIEYLHHMDIAHRDVKPENLLYTTKESNATLKLTDFGFAKEMTLHNSLQTPCYTPYYVAPEVLGPEKYDKSCDMWSLGVIMYILLCGFPPFYSNTSQAISPGMKQRIRLGQYEFPNPEWADVSEEAKQLIIQLLKTDPSERMTIGQFMNHPWISQSMVVPQTPLYTSQVLTEDKELWEDVKEEMTSALATMRVDYDQVKIKDLDTSNNPLLKRRKRPVPPGADGVEEADRGDGDGSGVCNSQREVLFSEEHGNMITEEK, encoded by the exons ATGGATCGTGACGTGTT AGAAAAAATGGATCATTACCAGGAGGAGCAGTCGGTAAATCCTATTACCGCGCAGCACGGGACAGCGACCAACAGCGACTCCAACTTGGGCAGCGGCCTGACTGACCTCCAGCCACCTGCTTACTTCAAACTGGAGTTCAGGAGAAACGCGGTGACCGATGACTACAAAATAACATCTCAGGTCCTTGGCCTGGGAATCAATGGCAAAGTACTGGAGTGTTACTGCAAGAAAACAGGAGAGAAATGTGCGCTCAAG ATTCTCTACGACACTCCCAAAGCCCGACGGGAGGTCGAGCTGCACTGGCGAGCGTCCGGAGGTCCCCACATCGTACGGATACTCAGCCTCTATGAGAACATACACCATGGGAAGAAATGTCTCCTCATTGTTATGGAATG CATGGAGGGAGGGGAACTGTTCAGTCGCATTCAGGCCAGAGGGGACCAGGCTTTCACAGAGAGAG AGGTGTCGGAGATCATGCATGACATTGGCATGGCCATAGAATACCTCCACCACATGGACATTGCTCACAGAGATGTAAAG CCTGAAAACTTGCTCTACACAACTAAAGAGAGCAACGCTACTCTAAAGCTGACTGACTTTGGCTTTGCTAAGGAGATGACGCTGCACAACTCCCTGCAAACTCCGTGTTACACTCCGTATTATGTTG CGCCAGAAGTGCTTGGGCCAGAGAAATACGACAAATCATGTGACATGTGGTCTTTGGGTGTAATCATGTACATCCT ACTCTGTGGGTTTCCTCCATTCTACTCAAACACAAGCCAGGCCATCTCTCCAGGCATGAAACAGAGGATCAGGTTGGGCCAATATGAGTTTCCGAACCCAGAGTGGGCAGACGTTTCTGAGGAAG CCAAACAGCTCATCATTCAGTTACTGAAGACAGACCCCAGCGAGAGGATGACGATTGGACAGTTCATGAACCATCCTTGGATTAGT cAATCCATGGTGGTCCCTCAAACACCTTTGTACACCTCTCAGGTTTTGACAGAGGACAAGGAACTATGGGAAGATGTAAAG GAGGAAATGACCAGTGCCCTGGCCACGATGCGCGTCGACTACGACCAGGTGAAGATCAAAGACTTGGATACATCCAACAACCCTCTGCTGAAGAGACGCAAGAGGCCCGTTCCTCCGGGAGCTGACGGCGTAGAGGAAGCTGACAGAGGGGATGGAGATGGATCAGGAGTGTGTAACAGTCAGAGAGAAGTATTGTTTTCTGAAGAACATGGTAACATGATCACGGAAGAAAAGTAG